In Penaeus chinensis breed Huanghai No. 1 chromosome 11, ASM1920278v2, whole genome shotgun sequence, a genomic segment contains:
- the LOC125030649 gene encoding protein aveugle-like has translation MTMTLGVDASQTPKPKGKLTRPKPCYLWTTADVQKWFKRHCSEYFQLYSHLLIQNDITGKALVRMTEGTLIRLGIAHPEHLEAIWREILKLRLKADIQEMKEIEMSSIIS, from the exons atgacaatgacactaGGAGTGGACGCATCTCAAACTCCAAAGCCTAAG gGTAAACTAACTCGTCCAAAGCCATGTTATCTCTGGACTACAGCAGATGTTCAAAAGTGGTTCAAGCGGCATTGTAGTGAATATTTTCAGCTATATTCCCATCTTCTCATTCAG AATGACATCACTGGCAAGGCCCTTGTGAGGATGACAGAAGGAACCCTCATCAGGCTAGGCATAGCACATCCCGAGCACCTCGAGGCCATCTGGCGGGAGATTCTGAAGCTGAGGCTAAAGGCTGACATACAGGAGATGAAGGAAATTGAAATGAGTTCCATCATCTCctaa
- the LOC125030738 gene encoding trimethyllysine dioxygenase, mitochondrial-like, whose product MLRSSVLKVFRCVPGRFPVVPCNQLQNRKFSTPPLGSAVAEVLDAGTRLELNHPRWPHTLALTYPWLRDHCRCPKCYNYKTFQRIHDVYKIPLNIRPASVKTSKDGVAIEWPDGHKSQYDYKFLWQNSFEGKRTSFKEQRVLWTAAKFPKEPLTTVPLNELTKPDKEGLTKLISSIMKYGFGFISEVPADVESTRAAVEQICPLKKTFYGEAWAMEANMEYADTAYSKERLGAHTDTTYFSQACRIQVFHCFLAADQGGESLLVDGFSVAKQFHDRHPEGYKFLSETSIPSEYIEEGRHHLSLDPIFKHNPATGRIKQFRYNIYDRAPLSSIPLERMQEFYLHLRNLTSIVRNPRNEYWIKLEPGKVLLTDNWRLMHGRAAFSGKRVMGGCYLDNDDFISKAHVLGINLE is encoded by the exons ATGCTCAGGTCTTCAGTTTTAAAAGTTTTTCGCTGTGTTCCAGGGAGATTTCCGGTTGTGCCATGTAATCA GCTGCAGAATAGAAAGTTTTCAACACCTCCACTGGGATCAGCAG TTGCAGAAGTCCTAGATGCCGGCACACGCTTAGAATTGAATCACCCTCGATGGCCACATACTCTGGCTCTAACTTATCCCTGGCTGCGAGACCATTGCCGCTGCCCCAAGTGCTACAACTATAAGACATTCCAAAGGATTCATGATGTGTACAAGATTCCTCTAAATATTCGCCCAGCTTCAGTCAAGACAAGCAAGGATGGGGTGGCTATAGAGT GGCCTGACGGTCACAAATCACAATATGATTACAAGTTCCTGTGGCAGAACTCCTTTGAGGGCAAAAGAACTTCTTTCAAGGAGCAGCGTGTCTTGTGGACTGCTGCTAAATTCCCGAAAGAACCATTGACTACA GTACCACTGAATGAACTTACTAAACCAGACAAAGAAGGCCTGACAAAGCTGATTTCCTCTATTATGAAATATGGCTTTGGCTTCATTTCAGAG GTACCAGCAGATGTAGAGTCAACACGTGCAGCTGTAGAGCAGATATGTCCATTAAAAAAGACCTTCTATGGAGAAGCATGGGCAATGGAAGCAAACATGGAATATGCTGATACAGCCTACTCCAAAGAAAGATTGGGAGCTCATACTGATACTACCTATTTTTCCCAGGCCTGCAG GATCCAAGTATTTCACTGCTTCCTTGCAGCAGACCAGGGGGGAGAAAGTTTACTTGTGGATGGCTTTAGCGTAGCCAAGCAGTTTCATGACCGGCATCCTGAAGGGTACAAATTCCTGTCAGAAACATCTATACCATCTGAATATATAGAGGAAGGAAGACACCACTTATCCTTAGACCCAATCTTCAAGCATAATCCTGCAACTGGTCGGATTAAGCAGTTTag gtacAACATATATGACAGGGCACCTCTCTCATCCATTCCTCTTGAACGTATGCAGGAATTCTACTTGCACTTGAGAAACCTTACGAGCATCGTCAGAAATCCAAGGAATGAATATTGGATTAAACTGGAACCAG GAAAGGTATTGCTGACTGACAACTGGCGTCTTATGCACGGCCGAGCAGCATTCTCAGGCAAACGGGTGATGGGAGGCTGTTACCTAGATAATGATGACTTCATTAGCAAAGCCCATGTCCTTGGAATAAACCTTGAATAG